TTCTTGAGCAGGCGCCACGCGATGTGGGCCGGGGGCAGCTTCAGGGCGGGATTCAGAAAGAGTTCGACGGGATCGTAGCCCGGCTTCCGGTGGATGTCCACGCAGCGCGCGAAATCGGGCGCGCGCGCGTCGTCCAGCCAGTAGTAATAGCTGAACCATCGGCGGGGCTCGCTGAGGAGCACCAAATCCCCGGACCGTGGGTGATCCAGCTCCAGCGCCGCCTGCTCCGCGCGATCCAGCACCCGCTCCACCCCCGGAACGCCGCGAAGAAGCTCGGCGTAGTAGCCGATGCGCCCCGGATCCTTCACATACACGTGGGCGCACTGGTGATCCGCCACGGCGAAGGCGTCGCTCGCGCCGGCGTCCAGCAGTTCGAGCCCTTCCTCCACGCGGAGGCTGATCGCGCCCGCTTCGCGCAGGATGCGGTTGGGGTGGACCGCGTCGTCGACCGGCATAATGCCGTACTCGCTGGCGATCATCGGGCGCACCCCGGCCCCCTCGAAGTAATCCAGCAGTTGCCCCACCACGGCGTCAAGCTCGGCGACGTATTTCGGGATGTCCGGGTGTTCCGGGCCGAGTTTCTGGAGGCAATAATCGAGGTGGGGGAGATAGACCAGGGTCAGGCCGGGCCGGTGTTTCCGGTGCGCGTAAACCGTCGCGTCCGCGATCCACTGCGTGGACTTAATCGACGACGCCGGTCCCCAGAAATTGAAGAGCGGAAACGTGTCCAGTTCCGCCTGCAATTCGTCGCGCAGGTCCTGCGGGTGCGAATAGCAGTCCGGAATCTTGCGCCCGTCCGCCTTGTAGATCGGGCGCGGCGTGACGGAGAAATCAACGGAGGAGTACATGTTGTACCACCAGAACATGTTCAGCGTGGTGCACGACGGATCCCGCTCGCGCGCGATCTCCCAGACCTTCGGGCGCTCCACGAGGTGGTTGGACTGCTTCCAGAACTGCACCTCCGCCATCTCGCGGTTGTACCACCCGTTCCCCACAATCCCGTGCTCGCGCGGGGGCGCGCCGGTGAGCATGGAAGACTGCACCGTCGTGGTGACGGCGGGGAAGCTCGGCTCCAGGTACTGCCGGCGCCCGCCGCGGAGAAACGCCTGGATGCGTGGGCAAGCCTCGGAAATCAGGGATTCGGTCAGCCCGACCGCGAG
This sequence is a window from Candidatus Hydrogenedentota bacterium. Protein-coding genes within it:
- a CDS encoding alkaline phosphatase family protein — translated: MTTSHHPTAVLLAVGLTESLISEACPRIQAFLRGGRRQYLEPSFPAVTTTVQSSMLTGAPPREHGIVGNGWYNREMAEVQFWKQSNHLVERPKVWEIARERDPSCTTLNMFWWYNMYSSVDFSVTPRPIYKADGRKIPDCYSHPQDLRDELQAELDTFPLFNFWGPASSIKSTQWIADATVYAHRKHRPGLTLVYLPHLDYCLQKLGPEHPDIPKYVAELDAVVGQLLDYFEGAGVRPMIASEYGIMPVDDAVHPNRILREAGAISLRVEEGLELLDAGASDAFAVADHQCAHVYVKDPGRIGYYAELLRGVPGVERVLDRAEQAALELDHPRSGDLVLLSEPRRWFSYYYWLDDARAPDFARCVDIHRKPGYDPVELFLNPALKLPPAHIAWRLLKKKLGFRTLMDLIPLDTALVRGSHGRHALDDALKPLLLTSGERGHGDETLPCTAVRDAILQHLFAP